Genomic segment of Athene noctua chromosome 22, bAthNoc1.hap1.1, whole genome shotgun sequence:
ttatttatgaagagaaaacttgaaaaccagcagaaacactgtttaaaaaaaaataaaaataaaaagccagacACATCACTAACCTATTGCCACTAAGAATGGCTacaaaaaagaagataaatctcTTCCTGGATGATTTTGTTTTCACTAAGGCCCACAACAAAACTTTGTACTCTAATATAAAGACCAAAACCTGCTTATTTCTCAGCAGCACATAGACATTCTCCCAAATGCTGGACCCACTGAAGTCAGACTCTTCCCCCAACTCTGGAGAGGGACAAAGATTATATTATGGTTTTCAAGTATAAAATCATCATATCAGAGACTTCTGAGATGGTGTCAGGAAAAATGGAACCTAGTGCTGAGAAGGTATGAAAGACAGCCTTCAATTACTACTTCTAAAATATTCAATTCTTATGTTACTCAAAATGTGCTTTATACTTTGCTCTAAAAAAAATGGGCTCAATTTCAGACAAACTTTTTTAGTGACTCACTCATGCAATACACAGATGTTTCTTGATTACTCAAAATAACATTAATAGGTCTTTCACATGAAAATTCTTTgtagtaaaatattaaaaaataatcctgcGCTAGTTAATGTTTTTCTCGGGTTTTCCACACACGTATGATGTCTGCTATCTCCTAAATGattcagtttggttttaaaacACCAAAAAGTCTAAAAACTTAATCTTCTGTGGAATTTTCCAGTTGATTGGGATTGAAATCTAAGTTCTGTATTTGCAGTAAGTGAAGGCCCACTAAGAAAACTAAAACCACTTACCAAAGGACGAGAAATCAGTCAAACCTTCCTTGTTAATTCGCAACTAGAGCAAAACATGGGTAACCTTAAACAGAAAAGGGTACAAAGAAGCTGTGTCAGACCAAGATCCAGGTACTGAGTGTGTAAGAGTGGTCACCAGCATTCCCGAGCTTCACCCTGCAAGCGTGCGGGCAGCGCGCTCGGCAGATCCAGCATTTCTCTGCCATTaattttgcaatgaaaaacactttttttgggAGCTGGGGATGGGAGTTGTGGGTAGGGATAGTCAAAGTCAACAATGTAAACAGCCTCCGTGGACACAGTTATCGATAGCAGTGGATAAACAGTACATTCTTACTAGCTTGAGACATGCAGCAGACTTTTGATCTGCAGTTTGGATCCCAGTACTTTAAATAATGGCTTGTACACCAACAAACTCAAGCACTGTTTGATATGTAATTCTCATGGACGTTACAGTACCTCcttaaatttaaaatgacatttaactATCTTATTTTTTCCTATACATAACACATTTtcaataattataaataaatactcACATTACAAGCATTTAatcacatacatacacacaatacTAGTGAACCCCAAATGGCAAataggcatttttaaaaaatgctaaaaccAATTTAAATTTCCTGTAATCTTGTTGAAGTCTTGTTTTAGAATAGTATACCTTGCTGAAAAGCACATCTGCCTGTCAATACATAAGCATGCAGTAGAATGGACACATGCTAAAATAACTTGTTTTCACTATCTTAACTTTGTTTTACAAGTCAAAAATTTCTTTGAATTTCCAAAATAGAGAATTATCATCCTCTGCAGAAGACTTTTCTTAATCCTCAGTAACTTAATCAAaacaagaataacaaaaaaaccccatactcgATTCCTTTGGTATGAATTGTTAACTTGCTAATTTCAGAAGCACAAAATAGAGAGATattggcacctttttttttttttttttttctttgcaatttgtCACTTCCTGCAGGTGGGAACAGACACTGACCTAAGGAGTGGCGGAAATTAAATTGTATGAAAGTGCAGTGTGCAACAAACAGTAAATATTATTATTGATAAGTAAGAATGCCCTTCAGGCATAAAAGTAAAAACTCTGCTTATACTGAAAGATCTGTAGCTGACAAAGTTTACTGGAAGTCAGTAGCTCTGTGCTAGTActggaaaaaatttttttctgtgtgttagagCACCTGCCATTCAACAATGTTTGAATTACAGGCTTACTGAAAGGTGTGAAGATAAATAACATGATGAAATTTTGTAAGTTATCTGTTCTACAGCCAAGAATGTCGTGTCTGTGTTTACTGTTCAATGCTGCATCTGATGCTGACAAGCTCTGTCAGTGCTAGAATTATCTGTAGACAGGACTAAGGGACACAATCCCATTTACTGCCATATCACTTGAGCTATTATCTTAGACCTcctgtaaaattacttttagttCCACTAAAAGGTGCTATTGGAGAGGAGAGAATTCACACAGTCTATCTTTGGGCATCTAGATGTGACTGTTGGGGGATTGGTCTCCTTTGATTGCGATGTGTCTCCCAAAAAAGAGAGACAAGGTTCTCCTCAAACAGGCATCTTGGGGGTGGAGGAACCTATTTTTCTTTACATGCAGAGTTTACTTTCTTCGCTGAGGTACCCACATTAGGGCAATCTTGCTTTAACTCTGAATAGCTTCCACTGACCTAATCCTGCTAATTGACACTTTACTTAAGTAATCCAGAACAATGTAAATCTGAAGCCTACTATGTCTGACCCTGTAGTAGTCAGTGAGATTATTTACTGTACGGAGAGGAAATGTTTCTTCATACACAGTGTGTTTGGAGGATAAACTAAGAATAACACCTAATAACTGAAGGGTAGCTTTGTAGCATAACTATTTGCCCCCAAAATAAGATAACGTCATCTATATCTGCCAAATACCATAACTCATCCACCTTTCTAAATATAGACTTACTCTGTAGCTGCCAGATAATTTATGTACACGATGTCTTTAAAGCAACAAAAAGCTTAGAGACAAGTTACACAGAAGGTCCAATAATTCCATTCTTGTAAATCAGAGCACTTGTCAAAGAACAGACTCTCTCCCTCCCCTAACACAAACATCCTAGGTAAAATTGTTCCCTTTACTTGACTGCTTGTGTCAATAACCAGCCACCAGTTTCCACTGGCAATAGCAGCTGATTTGTGGCCCCATTAGAATCTTCAAACCTTGCCAAACTGACACTTCTTCCTTGCCAAGAAATAAACAGCAGATGCTAGTTTCACAATCTCATAGATAACATAAAGGCCTGTCATGATCTTTAGCAAATAAATCTTAGAATCTGTTAAAAATCTTCCAGTAACTTTTCATTCAGGTTATCTCCCCCAAATTTTCTGTACTATCCATATCTTGCAACCTATTATTTGCCTTCAATCCCGTCATAATGAGCCTTCCCATGCTTTTTCTCATCTTATTtcgtttttcttctttttttttttttttttttccaaacatctcTACATCATGCCACATCAGTAGCTCTTAGAAGTTTCAGGGGTTTCATTGATCGTGACAATGAATCGTGCAAAATCTTCTGAGTAATTTTTAAGCCCTAGTTACTGGGACTCTCCCCACGTAACAGTAGCCGAGCTGAGAGAGTCCATCAacattctgccttttctttcctcagaCTTTCATGGGATGCCATCCTTCCTTTGGCAACACTGTGAAGGAGGTACTCCCCAGTCATACATGTAGGAAAGCCTGAGCTTAACCTCCTCCTTACAGAGCTTTCCTTCTTTAGCCAGGGTCTGGTGCTTTTCCAGCATGTCCTCGATGCTTTGCTTATGAGTTACTATGTACTTATTGTTGCAACCTCGCGACTTATACTCAGTGTCAAAACGAGGGTCGTGTACTCTCTTCACGTCGATGGGAGCCAGCCACACCCCCAGGGAGACATCTTCACTCTGCCACATGTTCAGGTAGTCTCTGCTAAGACGCAAATAGTGCACCAGATCTGCAGAAATCACGTAACCACCACCCAGGGCATACGGTAGATAGTAGTCACAGAGCACCCAGGCGCTCTCTTTCCATTTGCCACCAGATTTCACTCGACCGCGGCCAGAAAAGAAGCCCCAGTAGAGGCGACGCGGCTCCTTGGCTCTCAGCTCTTCCACCAGCACATCCAAGCGTACGAAGGTATCGTCATCGGCCTTCAGGGCAAACTGGAAGTCCAGGTGCAGATCCAGCCAGACGTACGTGGCGAGGACTTTAGCAGTTAGGTTCTCGTAGGAATCCCGCAGCTCTGGCAGAAGGAGGAGATCTCTGTGCCggctctgctccagctccaggcTCCGCAGCTCCTCCGCCCCCAGCCCGCCTGTGCCGATCACAAAGCGGCTCCAGATGTCATCGTGGGGTGGGCGCCCGGCGGCCGAGAGCCACGTGCTGCGGATGATGCTGCGACGCTCGCTGTACTTGGGGCCGCTCGTAATGAGCACGGCCAGGAAGGCCGTCTCCtccggggagggcggcggggccgcggggggctgcggcccccTGACACCTCGCGGCGGCAGGGCTGCGGGCTGGTTGTGCGGGAGCCCgcggggggctggcaggggccgGAGGCCCTCCGAGGTGCACTTGGCCAGGTAAAGCAGCACCACGGCGAAGAGCGACAGGCCGCCCAGGCCCAGGGCCGTCTTGTGGCGGCACAGCAGCCGCAGCAGCTTCATGGCCGCTGGGCCTCGACGGGGCGAGTGGGCCCCGCCCGGAGGCCCCTCCCTTTCAGGCCCCGCCCTCCCCGAGGGTTTAGGCGGGAACGGCAGGAGCCCCGCCCCCGGCTGACGGTGGCCGAGAGGGGACAAGCTTCCTGTGGGAACCCTCAGCGCGCTCCGCCGTCCCTGGGCGGCGGTTTCATGCCTccttcctgccttttcccccttctccccggGGAGGCGCCGGCTCAGGCCGGGCGGAGGGGCGGCTCCATCCCTGCCTACCTGCTGGGCCTCCGGCGCGGGCTCGGTGCGTGCAGCGGCCGCCGCTCCGCTCGCCGCTCGCCTGgcgggggaaggggaaggggcaggaggCGGGGCCGCGCCCTGCACCACCTGACCGCGCACGGCGGCGCCTCGCGGCGGCCATCTTGCAGCAGGGCAGGCGAGGCTCCGGCGCTGCCATTTTGCTTGCGGGCGCGCCGCGCCGCCACCCGTTGTGAGTCACGGCGAGGGAAGGGCCCGCCGAGGGGCTGCGCGGGGTCTGGCGGCGCCTGCAGCCCTGAGGGGAGCTCTGCGGCATGGCGGCGCTGCCTCGCTGTGGCACGGGAGGACGTCTTGTGAAAGTCGTCGCGTGTTAGCTAGCTGTTCTGATTTCGTAAGGGTCGGTAGCGGCGTGTTACATACAAAAAGGACGTATTTTAAGTGCTTCAAAGCTAAAGCAGGTGACAGATAAACACAAAACTGGAGGGTATAGCCAGGCAAAGGGACCTGATGGGGAATTAAAAAGTTTTCTTCACGCTTGAAGGTCTGCTCTAGTATTAATTGAGGTAAGAAGGAGCAGGTGAGCGCCTACGCTAGGAATTTTTAGCGCTCGGAGTTTTGCCTTCCGTATTTTACAGGGTCAGGGGAACCCCAAGGCCCTGGGCGGGTCCGGGGGGGACACGCTGGGAGGGAAAATGGCTGCCGCAGGCGGGACAGGGCCCTCTGCTGCCCGGCTCCAAGAtggccgctgcccgccccgcggGCACGCACCGCGTCTTGACGCACTTCCCGCGCAGGCTCCGCGGCCCGCTCTGCGCCCTCCGCCCGGGCCTGCGGGGCGGGAGTGGGCTCGGGGTCCTCCGCGCCGCGGACGCCCGCCCGTGAGGAGCCGCCGCGGGCACCCGGGGCAGCGAAGCCGAGGCCGGGCCTCCCCGCGGCCTGTCACCCTTCTCGGAGGGCGCCGAGCGCCCCGGAGCTGGGTGAGTGCGTGTGGCCCTTCTGGAGCGGGATCGGGACCGCTGCTGCCCCTCAGACcgggcagggcagccccggccgggctccccTTCTCCTGTGGAGAGTTGGCCATCGCCGACCGGGCTGTGAGGCCTGCCGCGGGCTGGGTGGGTACTCCCTGcccagggctctgctctgcctctggGTTTTGTGCTCCCCGGGGCGGGTCTGTGGGTTTTGTGCTTCCCGACGCTCTGGCTGTCCAGCTGTTGtccttttctctgtccctgcGGTCTGCGAACTCGTTCCGTGGCAGCGATTTTCACGCTCCGCCAAGTAGGTCATGACAGGTCCGCCCCTGGGGTTGCTTTTCCTGCCGGCTGATTCCTGTGTCTTTCCAGCTCCGCTTGATGTGATGGCATTTGTAATGGTATTTCCCTCGGTCGCCTCTTTCCAAAAAGACCTTTGCATTTTTCAGTCTTCTTAAAGAGGTGGTGTGATGAGACCTGTGGTGCTGTCGTGGCTATTTCTGCAGCTTGCTGGATGTGCAGTGCTGGTGTCGGGGGCATTTGCGGTCAGTTGTGCTTCATGCGCTGGGTTGGCATCTCGGTACGTGTTTGGGTTTTAGCTGTCAGGTCAGCT
This window contains:
- the B3GALT6 gene encoding beta-1,3-galactosyltransferase 6 isoform X2 — encoded protein: MKLLRLLCRHKTALGLGGLSLFAVVLLYLAKCTSEALPPRGVRGPQPPAAPPPSPEETAFLAVLITSGPKYSERRSIIRSTWLSAAGRPPHDDIWSRFVIGTGGLGAEELRSLELEQSRHRDLLLLPELRDSYENLTAKVLATYVWLDLHLDFQFALKADDDTFVRLDVLVEELRAKEPRRLYWGFFSGRGRVKSGGKWKESAWVLCDYYLPYALGGGYVISADLVHYLRLSRDYLNMWQSEDVSLGVWLAPIDVKRVHDPRFDTEYKSRGCNNKYIVTHKQSIEDMLEKHQTLAKEGKLCKEEVKLRLSYMYDWGVPPSQCCQRKDGIP
- the B3GALT6 gene encoding beta-1,3-galactosyltransferase 6 isoform X1; protein product: MKLLRLLCRHKTALGLGGLSLFAVVLLYLAKCTSEGLRPLPAPRGLPHNQPAALPPRGVRGPQPPAAPPPSPEETAFLAVLITSGPKYSERRSIIRSTWLSAAGRPPHDDIWSRFVIGTGGLGAEELRSLELEQSRHRDLLLLPELRDSYENLTAKVLATYVWLDLHLDFQFALKADDDTFVRLDVLVEELRAKEPRRLYWGFFSGRGRVKSGGKWKESAWVLCDYYLPYALGGGYVISADLVHYLRLSRDYLNMWQSEDVSLGVWLAPIDVKRVHDPRFDTEYKSRGCNNKYIVTHKQSIEDMLEKHQTLAKEGKLCKEEVKLRLSYMYDWGVPPSQCCQRKDGIP